The window TGGTGCGGCCCGTGCAAGATGATCGCGCCCATCGTGGAGTCTCTGGCCGACCAGTACGCGGGCCAGGTGACCGTGGGCAAGATGGACGTGGACAGCAACCAGCGCACCGCGG is drawn from Longimicrobiaceae bacterium and contains these coding sequences:
- a CDS encoding thioredoxin domain-containing protein, producing the protein MAQSENVVTVTDDNFETVIAGAQGLSMVDFWAVWCGPCKMIAPIVESLADQYAGQVTVGKMDVDSNQRTA